GTCTTTAGAAAAGGCCGGGTAGATCAGTTAGAAAACCACTGGCTAAAAGATGCTCCCCTTATTAAAAATCAAGCTCATGATTAACATGAGCTTTTTTTATGACTATATATTTTTTGCCTTCAACCTATGTTAATGGTGGCAAAAGTGTAGTATTCCATCGTGTGTAACATTTGCCTGGGCTTTGATGCCACCTAGCTGTATTCTGACCCTAATTTTGATACTATCAGATTAGCCTGACTACAGAAATAAAGGCGCAAACCACAGTAAATATTTGTTATAGATGCCGAAGGTAAAATACTACTACGATCCCAATACATGCAAATATGAGAAGCTAAAGGTAACAAAATGGGAGATTATTATGGATGGGGTACTTAACCTATCTATCATCCTGTTGGCAGCTCTGGGCATGGCTTTCGTTTACATGAACTATTACGACTCACCTAAGGAAGTAAGCTTACGTAAAGAAAACGAAAAACTGCACTTCTATTATAGCATTCTACAAAAGCAGATGGATGAAACCTCTGGTATGCTTGCTCAACTCCAGGATCGTGATGATGGTATCTACCGTACCATTTACGAACAGGATCCTATACCACAATCTATCAGAAATGCAGGTATTGGTGGTGCAGAAAGATACAGCAAATTACTACAGGCAAAATTGAGTGAGGAAGAATTGATTCTAAACACGGTGAAAGACCTGGATCAGATCAAGCGCAAAATGTACATACAAACCAAATCGTATGACGAGCTACTTACCCTAGCCAAAAATCAGCACCTGATGCTGGCCTCTATACCTGCAATAGCGCCCATCTCTACAAACGAATCTTACCTTTCTTCAGGTTTTGGTTTGCGATACCATCCTATTTACAAAATTAGAAAAATGCATACCGGTCTGGACTTTGGAGCTAGGATAGGCACAGCCATTTATGCAACCGGAGGAGGAACTGTTTCTAAAGTATCATCCAGTTATTATGGCTATGGCAAGCAAATAGAAATTGATCATGGCTTTGGTTTTAAAACTAAATATGCTCACCTATCTGAGTTTAATGTAAAAGTAGGTCAAAAGGTTAAGCGTGGTGAGTGTATAGGGTATTCTGGAAACTCTGGTACATCGTCTGGTCCACACCTGCATTATGAGGTACACAAGAACAGAAAAAAGGTAAACCCTATTCACTATATCTATAAAGATATATCTGAAGAAGAGTATGAAATGCTGGTAAAACTAGCCTCCATAGAAAACGAGTCTATGTAACAGATGTATGATAAAAAGAAAAGGCTGTCAGTTTAGACAGCCTTTTTTGTTATTTTTTACTTCCAGACCAGAGTATTACCCCAAGAACAAGTATTACCACACTTATAATTAAGGGTGTATAGTTTGCCTGGCTTACTACTACATCTGCACCAAATATGCTAAAACTTTCTGAGTCGTCGGCCGCCTGCATACCTGTAATGGCAGTAGCTGCAATTCCGACCAAAGTGAGGATTATACCTAATACTTTCTTCATAAAAAATACTTAAACGTAAAAAATAGATTTTAGCAGTATAAGCTATTAGCACTTGCTTAATGCTTATAACTGGCCATGAAAGTAAGTAAAATCTATTAATTTATGAAGTTAGAGTTCTCTTATACTTATTTATGCATTGGTTTTGTGCTTGTTTCTCTTTCTACCTTTGTTAAAATAGATTACAGCCACCACGACCGCTATTAGCGATATTCCAAAAATTACTAAAACGGTAATTGAGCTACTGTTCCACATTTCTGGATTATTTACATAGCCGGCATCCCTTTCTTTCTGAGCATAAGCCTCACTATTCTGATCTTCTGGACCGACGTCCGTAGTACCCATAGGTTCCACAGCACTTTGCTGATTGGCCCCTCCTACTCCACCAGATACTGTTTCGGAAATAGACTCAGATTTAATATACGCCAGTATACTGATGATATCATCATCAGAAAGAAATTCAAACGCTGGCATTACCTGCTTGTTATATTGTGTGTAAAGTTGCTGTGCGTATTTTTCTTCAGGATCATTTATAACCTTCTGAGAGTTTTTGATAAAACGCAGTAGCCAGTCAAGTGGTCGTGTAGCATGTACACTAGCCAAAGCGGGTCCGATTATCTGCTTATCTACCTGGTGGCATACATTACAGTGCTGACCAAAAAGAGCACGACCGTGCGCTATAGATTGTTCATCATCAGGAATCTGATCCGCAGTACTGCCACTTGTATTTGCGGTTGTATCCTGCGTTTGCTCCGCCTGCCCATTGAATGGCAGTAGGCTAAAAAGTACAAATGAAATGAATATATAAAAGTAGGCTTTTGCACTTATGCCTCTATCTAAACTTTTAGTATCTGAAATCATTGTAAAAAAATTTTGAAAGCTAAAAAATTGATTTCTATTACTGTTTAAAGTTTTTGTTCAGCATAAATGTTTAAGAATATAATACAGAATTACGCATCATATTTTATTCACATATTAGTTAATACCACGCAGCCATAAAAAAGCCTGACTCTACAATTGTAAAGTCAGGCTGAAGCTTTTAAAACCCTTAACATTATTTATTAAAAAGACCTAATTGCTCTTTAGTCTTACCTTTTTTGCTGTTCATCTCCCATACTACTTCATCACCACTAGAAACATCACTTCCATCTTCAGCACCTTCCTTGGCAGAATTATCTGTAGGCATAGCGCTATTATCATCAATCAGTTTGATGTCTTTTACTTTATGTTGAGTGAGTTGGTTTCCTAAGGCTTTCCAGCCTTTAATATCTACCATTACATCCAGATCCATAATTTGCTGCTCATGCTTCTTTTGTCCGTCTTTTCTGTACGTCATTTCCACCTGAGGCTGTTTCATAGTGGTAGCCAGCAACAGTTTAGAACTACGAGCATCAGTAATAAAGCTAAACTTACGATCCATAGAGCTGGTCTCTATATTGAAACGCTTCACCATGTAGTTTTTAGAACCACCGTCATAATAAACAGCAGTAATTGGCTTTCTGGCATCGTACTTCTCTAATAATACTATGCTGTCCGGATCAAACTTATTGGTAAGCTCATAAGACTTTATTTCGTAGCTACCATCTTTATAAATAGCTAATAACTGATCTTCTCCCTCAAACTTACCCAAATACTGCCCCCGTTCATCTGTATTGAGGGTACCTACAAAGTTATCGTACCAAATTTCCAGTCCACCCATAGTAGACTCTCCTTCAGCTATTTTAACAATTTTACGGATAGGGTATTTGGTAAGTATGTTCCCCTGTGCGGTTCTACCTTTAATGTCCAGACTTGAAAAGTCAAAGTCAAACTCTTTAATTTTAGCTCTGGAACGGCCAGAAAGATATACCTTTATAATTTCAGCCTCTGCATTAGGGTTAGCGGTAAAGTAATGCACCTTTGAACCGGCGTTACCTTTAGTGAGGTCATATTCTTTGTCGCGGGTGACTGCCAACACCTGGAAGCGTTTCACCATTGATCTACCGGTTTTACCATCCATGTAGATCATGTTATAAACGCGGCGCTCATCATTTTTTCGGAAGATATCTACATGTATGATGTCTTTACCTACAAACACTTTATCTGATATACGAGTGACTACACATTTACCATCTGCCCGAAAAACAATAACATCATCAATATCAGAACATTCAGTAACGAATTCATCTTTTTTAAGACCATAGCCAATAAATCCGTCTTTACGGTTTACGTATAGTTTCTCGTTAGTAGCAGCTACTACATTGGCAGAAATTGTATCAAAGTTCTTAATTAAAGTTTTGCGTTCTCTACCCTTACCATATTTATCCAGTAGCCCCTTAAAGTATTTGATAGCAAACTCGCGAATGTGTTCAAGATCATACTTAGTCTGCTCCAGGTCTTCCTGCAATCTTTTCATTAGTTCGTCAGCCTTAAAACTGTCGTACTTAGAAATTCGCTTAATCTTGATTTCAGTCAGCCTTACCAGATCATCTTCGGTTATCTCACGATAAAATTCTTTCTTGAATGGATTAAGTCCTTTGTCTATTCTGCTAAGTACCTCCTCCCAGGTTTCTGCTTCTTCTATATCACGATAGATACGGTTTTCAATAAATATCTTTTCTAAAGAGGAGAATAATATTTTCTCCAATAGCTCCTGATGCTTAATTTCAAGCTCTTTTCTTAGCAGCTCAACAGTTTGCTCCGTATTAATATGCAGCAGTTCGTTGACCCCGATAAAGTGCGGCTTATCCTCCAGAATAATACAGGTATTGGGAGAGATGGACACTTCGCAGTCAGTAAAAGCGTAAAGCGCGTCTTTGGTAATATCTGGAGACTGCCCAGCTGCCAGAGAGACTAAGATCTCTATATCTTTGGCAGTATTGTCTACGACCTTCTTAACCTTGATTTTACCTTTATCATTAGCCTTTAGAATGGAGTCAATCAGGCTATTGGTTGTGGTACCAAAAGGAATATCCTTAATAACCAGTGTTTTTTTATCGTACTCTTCTATGCTAGCTCTAACACGTACTTTTCCACCTCTTCTACCTTCATTATAGTCGGTAAAATCTGCCATGCCCCCGGTAGGAAAGTCAGGAAGCAGGTTAACCTTTTTGTTTTTGAGCAGGTCAATAGAAGCCTGAAGTATTTCGCAAAAGTTATGAGGCAAAATACGGGTAGATAAACCAACGGCAATACCTTCTACACCCTGTGCCAGCAGCAGAGGAAACTTTACCGGAAAAGTAACCGGCTCACGCTTTCTTCCATCATAAGATAG
This window of the Porifericola rhodea genome carries:
- a CDS encoding M23 family metallopeptidase; protein product: MPKVKYYYDPNTCKYEKLKVTKWEIIMDGVLNLSIILLAALGMAFVYMNYYDSPKEVSLRKENEKLHFYYSILQKQMDETSGMLAQLQDRDDGIYRTIYEQDPIPQSIRNAGIGGAERYSKLLQAKLSEEELILNTVKDLDQIKRKMYIQTKSYDELLTLAKNQHLMLASIPAIAPISTNESYLSSGFGLRYHPIYKIRKMHTGLDFGARIGTAIYATGGGTVSKVSSSYYGYGKQIEIDHGFGFKTKYAHLSEFNVKVGQKVKRGECIGYSGNSGTSSGPHLHYEVHKNRKKVNPIHYIYKDISEEEYEMLVKLASIENESM
- a CDS encoding c-type cytochrome, giving the protein MISDTKSLDRGISAKAYFYIFISFVLFSLLPFNGQAEQTQDTTANTSGSTADQIPDDEQSIAHGRALFGQHCNVCHQVDKQIIGPALASVHATRPLDWLLRFIKNSQKVINDPEEKYAQQLYTQYNKQVMPAFEFLSDDDIISILAYIKSESISETVSGGVGGANQQSAVEPMGTTDVGPEDQNSEAYAQKERDAGYVNNPEMWNSSSITVLVIFGISLIAVVVAVIYFNKGRKRNKHKTNA
- a CDS encoding DNA gyrase/topoisomerase IV subunit A — encoded protein: MSEKDEEQLHASERIDGMYENWFLEYASYVILERAVPAIEDGFKPVQRRILHAMKEMDDGRFNKVANIIGQTMQYHPHGDASIGDAMIGLGQKDLLIETQGNWGDLRTGDNAAAPRYIEARLSKFALDVVFNPQTTEWQLSYDGRKREPVTFPVKFPLLLAQGVEGIAVGLSTRILPHNFCEILQASIDLLKNKKVNLLPDFPTGGMADFTDYNEGRRGGKVRVRASIEEYDKKTLVIKDIPFGTTTNSLIDSILKANDKGKIKVKKVVDNTAKDIEILVSLAAGQSPDITKDALYAFTDCEVSISPNTCIILEDKPHFIGVNELLHINTEQTVELLRKELEIKHQELLEKILFSSLEKIFIENRIYRDIEEAETWEEVLSRIDKGLNPFKKEFYREITEDDLVRLTEIKIKRISKYDSFKADELMKRLQEDLEQTKYDLEHIREFAIKYFKGLLDKYGKGRERKTLIKNFDTISANVVAATNEKLYVNRKDGFIGYGLKKDEFVTECSDIDDVIVFRADGKCVVTRISDKVFVGKDIIHVDIFRKNDERRVYNMIYMDGKTGRSMVKRFQVLAVTRDKEYDLTKGNAGSKVHYFTANPNAEAEIIKVYLSGRSRAKIKEFDFDFSSLDIKGRTAQGNILTKYPIRKIVKIAEGESTMGGLEIWYDNFVGTLNTDERGQYLGKFEGEDQLLAIYKDGSYEIKSYELTNKFDPDSIVLLEKYDARKPITAVYYDGGSKNYMVKRFNIETSSMDRKFSFITDARSSKLLLATTMKQPQVEMTYRKDGQKKHEQQIMDLDVMVDIKGWKALGNQLTQHKVKDIKLIDDNSAMPTDNSAKEGAEDGSDVSSGDEVVWEMNSKKGKTKEQLGLFNK